A region from the Brassica napus cultivar Da-Ae chromosome C8, Da-Ae, whole genome shotgun sequence genome encodes:
- the LOC125591899 gene encoding uncharacterized protein LOC125591899, with product MASGHEIYALRAWMYNHKDPETGEVTKEYRAGLRGFLQQATNQPFAREHGASSSSTGQGFELPNYNSDYVPREPNMFGNNAGDGSEQNMFGNNAGDGYEQNMFGNNAGDGYEQQGNRYHDMVTDALHEAAIPDSSREEPNIDAQRFYNMLDAANEPIYEGCREGLSRLSLASRMMTIKSDHNLNEKCMDSLARLINEYLPEGNLAADNFYEIQKLVAGLGLPSEMIDVCIDNCMIYWKDDEKLTECRICQKPRYQETTGRNPVPYKRMWYLPITDRLKRLYHSERTAASMRWHAQHSVKDGEITHPSDAKAWKHFQTVYSDFASEFRNVYLGLCTDGFSPFGMSGRQYSLWPVILTPYNLPPEMCMQREFLFLSILVPGPKHPKRALDVFLQPLIHELKMLWHHGVQTWDYSQEQNFNMRAVLMWTISDFPAYGMLSGWTTHGRLSCPYCMDRTDAFQLKNGRKSCWFDCHRRFLPPHHTYRKNKKLFRKNKVVRVPPPVMQPGASLLEQIDYYGAKETCKVGGNGHTPPNMPDGYTASHNWHKKSIFWELPYWKDHLLRHNLDVMHIEKNVFENIMNTLLDVKGKSKDNLKSRLDLPELCARPELHVTREGKLPVPNFRLSGVAKQKLFDWVNSDVKFPDGYVSKFSRCIEQGKKFSGMKSHDCHVFMQRLLPFAMTELLPKHVHEAISGVGAFFRDLCTRTLTEDGIELLAKNIPVLLCNLEKVFTPSFFDVMEHLMIHLPLEAALGGPVQFRWMYVFERFMGYLKKFAKNLAKVEGSIVAGSLTVETSHFTSYYFSPTVRTKKTAPRRYDDGGVAPSYLVTDVPDIFCQIGRLAGKVREVWWEDHAHAHAAHIYIMRNIDYLQEFESIFKLQIREHYPNLEEKDYEQLNERDYPGWLEYYVRNGCHNKPIPRWLYEFVDKPVAKITTSPMYFTRGYTFHTYTHGSKRSTANFGIQLQGETDFYGVLQQIIEVTYPGSINLKCVLFKCDWYDPTSGRGVRKNNLGVIDVNANRRYAKFEPYCLASQADQVCFLPYPRIRERRERWLSVIKVNPRGCIIVGEIADVAMQGERVAEMSVPTESTENILHIDPDNQEAEVIVDASTEGSVSEEDEFDAETDEDDITNDEAENRDNENVSENESD from the exons ATGGCGTCCGGACATGAAATATACGCGCTACGGGCATGGATGTACAATCATAAGGATCCGGAGACTGGTGAAGTAACGAAAGAGTATCGTGCTGGACTACGAGGATTTTTACAACAGGCAACTAATCAACCATTCGCAAGGGAGCATG GTGCATCAAGTAGTAGTACGGGTCAGGGATTTGAACTGCCAAATTATAATTCAGATTATGTTCCTCGTGAGCCAAATATGTTTGGAAATAATGCGGGTGATGGGTCTGAGCAAAATATGTTTGGAAATAATGCGGGGGATGGGTATGAGCAAAATATGTTTGGAAACAATGCGGGGGATGGGTATGAGCAACAGGGAAATAGGTATCATGATATGGTTACAGATGCATTGCATGAAGCTGCTATTCCTGATAGTAGTAGggaagaacctaacatagacgcacaacgattttataatatgttagaCGCTGCCAATGAACCCATCTACGAAGGATGTAGAGAAGGGCTTTCTAGATTATCACTAGCATCTAGGATGATGACTATTAAAAGTGATCATAATCTAAATGAGAAGTGCATGGATTCGTTGGCTCGACTCATTAATGAGTATTTACCAGAAGGTAATCTTGCTGCTGATAATTTCTATGAAATTCAGAAGCTAGTTGCCGGTCTTGGTCTACCATCTGAAATGATTGATGTATgcattgacaactgcatgatttactgGAAAGATGATGAAAAACTGACGGAATGTCGAATTTGTCAAAAGCCAAGATATCAAGAAACCACAGGAAGGAATCCTGTGCCGTACAAACGTATGTGGTACTTACCCATCACAGATAGGTTGAAGCGTTTGTACCACTCAGAAAGGACAGCCGCGtcgatgagatggcatgcccaACATTCGGTGAAAGATGGCGAGATTACACATCCCTCAGATGCAAAGGCATGGAAACACTTTCAAACCGTATATTCCGACTTTGCGAGTGAGTTTAGGAACGTTTATCTTGgcttatgcacagatggatttagtccatttggtaTGTCTGGAAGACAATACTCTTTATGGCCTGTAATCTTGACGCCATACAACCTCCctccggagatgtgcatgcaaagaGAATTTTTGTTCTTGAGTATTCTAGTGCCTGGTCCAAAACATCCAAAGCGAGCACTTGATGTTTTTTTGCAACCTTTGATCCATGAGCTGAAGATGTTGTGGCATCATGGCGTGCAGACATGGGATTACTCGCAGGAACAGAACTTTAATATGCGTGCAGTGCTTATGTGGACCATTAGTGACTTCCCCGCATATGGAATGTTATCGGGTTGGAccacacatggaagattatcatgtccatattgtatGGATAGGACAGATGCTTTTCAGCTCAAAAATGGGAGGAAGtcatgttggtttgattgtcaccgtagGTTTCTTCCGCCGCATCATACATATCGTAAGaacaagaaattgtttaggAAAAACAAGGTAGTGCGTGTTCCTCCCCCAGTAATGCAACCAGGAGCATCTTTGTTAGAGCAGATTGATTATTACGGTGCTAAGGAGACAtgtaaagttggaggaaatggGCACACTCCACCTAACATGCCAGACGGGTATACGGCATCTCataattggcataagaagagcaTATTTTGGGAACttccatattggaaggatcatCTCTTAAGgcacaaccttgatgtgatgcacATAGAGAAGAATGTTTTTGAGAATATCATGAACACTCTTTTGGATGTGAAGGGAAAGAGTAAAGATAATTTGAAATCGAGGTTGGATTTGCCAGAGTTATGTGCAAGACCAGAGCTGCATGTGACAAGAGAAGGAAAATTACCAGTTCCGAATTTTAGATTGTCTGGGGTGGCGAAGCAAAAGTTGTTTGACTGGGTAAATTCTGATGTAAAGTTTCCAGATGGATATGTGTCAAAATTCTCAAGATGCATCGAGCAAGGAAAAAAATTTTCTGGTATGAAGAGTCACGACTGTCACGTTTTCATGCAGCGGCTCCTACCGTTCGCAATGACGGAGCTATTACCGAAacatgttcatgaagcaatatCCG GAGTTGGAGCATTTTTTAGGGATTTATGCACTCGGACATTGACTGAGGATGGGATCGAGTTGTTAGCCAAGAATATTCCGGTTTTGCTTTGCAATCTGGAAAAAGTCTTCACTCCATCTTTTTTTGACGTAATGGAACATCTCATGATTCATCTACCTCTTGAAGCAGCTCTTGGGGGCCCTGTGCAATTCCGATGGATGTATGTATTTGAGAGATTCATGGGATATCTAAAAAAGTTTGCCAAAAATCTGGCCAAAGTCGAGGGTTCGATAGTTGCAGGAAGTTTGACGGTGGAAACTTCACACTTTACATCCTACTACTTTAGCCCAACCGTTAGAACGAAGAAAACCGCTCCTAGACGATACGACGACGGAGGAGTTGCGCCTTCATATCTTGTTACAGACGTTCCTGACATATTTTGTCAGATTGGAAGACTTGCTGGCAAAGTGAGAGAAGTTTGGTGGGAAGATCATGCACATGCTCATGCGGCTCACATTTATATTATGCGAAACATTGACTACTTGCAGGAATTTGAAAG CATATTCAAGTTACAAATTCGAGAACACTATCCTAATTTAGAAGAAAAGGATTATGAGCAGTTGAACGAACGAGATTATCCTGGGTGGTTAGAATACTAT GTGAGAAATGGATGTCATAACAAACCAATTCCGCGATGGTTGTATGAATTTGTTGACAAACCGGTTGCTAAGATCACTACTTCTCCAATGTACTTCACTCGTGGATACACTTTTCATACGTACACACACGGTTCGAAGAGATCAACCGCGAATTTTGGAATCCAACTCCAAGGTGAAACTGACTTCTACGGTGTCTTGCAACAGATCATAGAAGTCACTTACCCGGGAAGCATCAACTTAAAATGCGTATTATTTAAGTGTGATTGGTATGATCCAACGAGTGGCCGAGGGGTCCGAAAAAATAACCTTGGGGTCATTGATGTCAATGCAAATAGACGTTATGCAAAATTCGAACCATATTGCCTTGCATCACAAGCAGATCAAGTATGTTTTCTTCCATATCCAAGGATTAGAGAAAGGCGTGAAAGGTGGTTATCAGTCATTAAAGTGAATCCGCGAGGGTGTATAATCGTCGGAGAAATTGCCGATGTCGCTATGCAGGGAGAAAGAGTTGCTGAAATGTCTGTCCCAACCGAATCGACTGAGAATATTTTACACATCGATCCAGATAACCAAGAAGCAGAAGTCATTGTTGATGCTTCGACCGAAGGGTCTGTTTCAGAAGAAGACGAGTTTGATGCTGAAACTGACGAAGATGACATCACAAACGATGAGGCTGAAAACAGAGACAATGAAAATGTATCTGAAAATGAATCTGATTAG
- the LOC111206860 gene encoding uncharacterized protein LOC111206860, translated as MSGNDYSRYLSTGGKKTSGSKKSSGSKKSSSRHTNPGSSSSSQMAESLAVPNSQTQASPPAPAPAPAPAPAPAPPALAPAPPAPAPAPAAPAPAPAAPAPAPAPAAAAPAPDPAADLAAINMILASPGHDRLPHLHPDRPPNTLWFDDDVGVAASVRQIFERDFKEPHANWKQTPGDVVRRWFESFAQIYHWDSGITSLVLNSFEAKLKLQLTRQVSRWKSNWRKKGDAAMPLWFDPNVWAGLVAYWLDPESEVRSCNSRAARYSDPDGHGPSKHRSGQTSFRARARVIAEQTGCSIPDLLGVLEITKRNPDGSFVDGKAEQLYNEVTSKFQELSQAASDDPESTGSSGLSPMEKNKIYCEFAPRKKGRLYGVGSLNTSLRSVASFPSSSSRDQSLEKIIYDQAQKIESQGNEISKLYKIVRHLASKDSTVADILQSEDVFSASGDDDESDAI; from the exons ATGTCAGGAAATGATTATAGCCGCTATCTATCTACTGGTGGTAAGAAGACTTCTGGTAGTAAGAAGAGTTCTGGTAGTAAGAAGAGTTCATCCCGTCATACCAATCCGGGTAGTTCTTCTAGTTCCCAGATGGCAGAGAGTTTGGCTGTTCCTAATAGCCAGACGCAAGCTTCCCCTCCAGCTCCCGCCCCAGCTCCCGCCCCAGCTCCCGCCCCAGCTCCTCCAGCTCTCGCCCCAGCTCCTCCAGCTCCTGCCCCAGCTCCTGCAGCTCCCGCCCCAGCTCCTGCAGCTCCCGCCCCAGCTCCCGCCCCAGCTGCAGCTGCTCCCGCCCCAGACCCGGCGGCAGATTTAGCGGCAATCAATATGATTTTGGCTAGTCCTGGACATGATCGTCTTCCTCACCTCCATCCAGATCGCCCTCCAAATACGCTCTG GTTTGATGACGATGTAGGCGTTGCTGCATCGGTCCGTCAAATCTTTGAAAGAGATTTCAAAGAACCGCATGCTAATTGGAAGCAAACCCCCGGGGATGTTGTGAGACGTTGGTTTGAATCCTTTGCG CAAATATATCATTGGGATTCCGGTATAACATCCCTCGTTCTTAACTCTTTCGAGGCTAAATTGAAACTCCAGTTGACTCGCCAAGTTAGTCGGTGGAAGAGTAACTGGCGGAAAAAAGGCGATGCAGCTATGCCTTTGTGGTTTGACCCAAATGTTTGGGCTGGTCTTGTTGCTTATTGGTTAGATCCAGAATCTGAAGTCCGGAGTTGTAACAGTCGGGCAGCTCGTTACTCTGACCCTGATGGACATGGACCGTCTAAGCATCGTTCAGGTCAGACTTCCTTCAGGGCCCGTGCACGAGTGATT GCTGAGCAAACTGGATGTTCTATTCCAGACTTGCTTGGGGTTCTCGAGATCACTAAACGAAACCCGGATGGTTCTTTTGTTGATGGCAAAGCTGAGCAGCTCTACAACGAGGTGACATCTAAATTTCAGGAATTATCTCAGGCTGCTAGTGATGATCCCGAGAGCACTGGTTCTAGTGGCCTCTCTCCAATGGAAAAGAACAAGATCTACTGTGAG TTCGCTCCCCGCAAAAAGGGACGACTGTATGGAGTGGGTTCTCTAAATACATCTTTACGATCTGTTGCTTCGTTTCCTTCTAGCAGTAGTAGAGACCAATCTTTGGAGAAGATCATCTATGACCAAGCTCAAAAGATTGAGAGCCAGGGAAATGAAATTTCGAAGCTGTACAAAATCGTTCGTCATCTCGCTAGCAAAGACTCTACCGTCGCCGACATTCTCCAGTCTGAAGACGTGTTTTCTGcttctggtgatgatgatgaatctgatgctatTTAG